The Shewanella algae DNA segment TTTGCCCCTGAACCATGATTTCAATCGAGGCTACCGGCGCTTGTCTGAGCTGGCTTTCAAAAAAGTCCATCGAGCGCTGGATCTCCAGGCTGAGGGTATCGGCAACGCCGAACCCCAAGGATTCGGCATCGGTCTGGTGCAGTTCGGCAAATCCGCGAATGCGCCGCTGCATGTAGAGTTCACCCTCGCGCACCACAGTGAGCAGTAACTCCTGCCCGGGAATTTGGCTGATCACCAGCCTGGCCATAGGGTCTTGGCCAAAGAGGTTAGTGGGCAGTAACTCTTCGATGCTGATCCCCACCAACTCCATACCGGCCTTGTCTATTCCCTGGGCCAAAGCAGATAGGCTGCTGCGGGAGCAAACCACCACATTGAGTTTGTCACTGCTTTTAATCGGTGATTCGAAGTAGTCCAGATGGATATCGGCCGGCGGCGGGCTGACCATGTCCTTGACCGCCCAAACCAGCGCTTGAGCCATCTCATCGGCTTCTACCTTGGGCCGGTCGGCGCTCAGAAGTTGATAATGGCCAAAGCCCAACGCCAACTGCAATTTTGAGGGGCCAAAGTCGGCATAGATAGCGGAAAACAGTGCATTCCAATCATCTTTTTGCAGTGGATAGCTGTGGCAGAGTGCACCTTGGTTGTCACTGCCGGGGCGAAAGACCCAGGCGTGATTGGCCGCGAGGAAAATGCCGGTAGCGACGCCGGATTCGGACGAGCCAAAGCTAAAAAGACGACTGATGAGTGACTTGTTCGTCATAGGTAACCCTGAGTCCCTGTGAAAGTGGTTGGCCTGACCTCGGCCTTAAGGTTAACAACTTGCTGCAACCTTAAAAATTAAGTCAATATTTTGGCGTATCCATTCTAAACACTAATCACTTCATTTTATAGGCAAATATTCTCAAACTGAGAACTGCTCTAAAGATAGGCTCACCCATGCTGATAAACAAGTCAAACGAATACAAGGCTTGTACTCTAGCTCAGGCGCTGGCCGGCATAGGCTCGCTGAACCAGCTGCCCTGAGCGGCGCTGACGCCGAGTATTCTCAAAGTCTGCCACTCTTCGAACAGCTCCACGCCTTCGGCACAAACCTGTACTTCGGTGCGGTAGAGTCCACCTATCAGGCTGCGAACAAACAGCTGATTTTCGGGCCGTAAATGGATCTGCCGCACTATGGATCTGTGCAGTTTAATCAGCTCGAACCCCGTGTCCTGAATATACTGGGTGCTGATCACCTGCTGCCCCACATGATCGACACACAGGCGCGCGCCCATTTTGCGGATCATTTGCAGCCTGGAGGCTATCTTCTCCTGATTGGGCGCCGCGATATCCTCACTGACCTCGAAGATCAACCTGCCGGTCAGATCCCGGTATTCCAGCAAGGTGGTACGCAGCCAACGGATAAAGGCGCGGCTCATCAGCGAATCCAGACTCAGGTTGATGCTGAAACAAACCTTCTTGTCCGGCTCACTCGGCAGCAACTCAAACAAGACTCTTTCCAGAGTCTGGCGCTCAATTTGCGGCATCAGCCCACATTTAACTGCCATAGGCAGAAACAGGGTCGCCCGCACCAGATTGCCCTCGGGATCTCTGGCACGGGTGAACACCTCTCTATGGTGCAGTTTGCCGTCACAATCCATCACTGGCTGGGTATAAGCCAGAAAACGCTTGTTGACCAAGGCCATTTCCAGAAAGCTGCGCCAGCGCACCGAGCCCTTGGCAAACTCCTGATCCACCGCACCCTTGTCATACATAAACCAGGTATTGATCCCCTGCAGCTGAGCCGCTCTCAGGGCCATTTCCGCCTCTTCCAGCAACTGTTGCTGACCATCGCCCACCTTGAAGTAAGCTCCGCCGAGATGATAGAAGTTGTCGGCGTTGTCCAGCTTGGGCAACACCTGGCTTTGGCAGACTTTCAGCAGTCGGATCGCCAGTTGATCGGCCTCCGCCAGGGAAATCTGGGTCACCACTATTGCAAACTGGTTATGGGAGCGGCGGGCAAAGAAACTGTTGGGCTGAGACTGCAGTATCTGGCTGATGCCGTTGACGTTTTGTCTTAGCAGCTCCAGCGTCAGGCTGTCTCCCAGCTGTTGCTGCAGCAGATCCAGGTCCTCCAGCTCCAACAGATAAAGCACCCCATGGGCTATCATGCCCTGTTCATTGCTCAGAGCATCGAGGCGATTCTTGAGAAACAGGCGGTTACCTATGCGGGTGTCGGGATCCAGGAAAGTATTGCTGCGGATAAACTTGTCAAATCTGGCCCGCTCTTTCTGGGCATCGGCCAGCTCTTCCAGCAAGCGACTTAGGGCGCGGTTAATCAATCTGGGTTTACCCTTGCCCGGCATCGCCAGCGCTTTTTCATGCTCACCCAAGAGGATTAAACGGCTGCGCTGTGCCAGCTCTTCAATCCCCTCCAGTTGCCGCGAATACCAGAGATAGCCGAAACGGACAAACGCCAGCACGGCACCCACGCCGACCAGAATGATCAAGACTTCGTACCAACCTGGTCTGTGCTGGGAAAACGGCTGCGGCAATTCCAGCTCCATGCGGATACCTGGGTTGTTCTTCAGCTGTGACTGATAACGCACCAGGTTTTCTGTGCCTATATTGCCTTTATATTCAAACAATAACTTGTCGTAATGCCAGAGCTTAAAGCTGGCGGCGTTGTAAGCAATTAACATGGGAGGCAGCCAGGACTCCAGTTCCCAATTGCTGCTGGGTTGGTACTGGTTGGTCAGCATGGTTTCCAGCTCCGTGACCTTCTGTTGCTGGAACTTGTAGGTCAGCTGCAGGAAACTCATCATGGCACAGAGCAGAAACACAAACGCCACTGTCGTCAGCGACAAGAGCCAAAAACTGGTGAGTTTTTTTGTGAGAATTCGGGTGAGTTTCATCGAGGGCGATCCTGCCAGTCTTCTTATTCTTCTAAGTGTTGAGCCGCCTCACTGCGGGAACTCAGTCTGTTGATTATTCAGCAGCCGTACGCAAAAGGCAACCGACAAGCTGCACAGCACGGCAAATGCCCCGTTTGCCTTGCAGAAACAACAAAGGGGCCAAAC contains these protein-coding regions:
- the csrD gene encoding RNase E specificity factor CsrD yields the protein MKLTRILTKKLTSFWLLSLTTVAFVFLLCAMMSFLQLTYKFQQQKVTELETMLTNQYQPSSNWELESWLPPMLIAYNAASFKLWHYDKLLFEYKGNIGTENLVRYQSQLKNNPGIRMELELPQPFSQHRPGWYEVLIILVGVGAVLAFVRFGYLWYSRQLEGIEELAQRSRLILLGEHEKALAMPGKGKPRLINRALSRLLEELADAQKERARFDKFIRSNTFLDPDTRIGNRLFLKNRLDALSNEQGMIAHGVLYLLELEDLDLLQQQLGDSLTLELLRQNVNGISQILQSQPNSFFARRSHNQFAIVVTQISLAEADQLAIRLLKVCQSQVLPKLDNADNFYHLGGAYFKVGDGQQQLLEEAEMALRAAQLQGINTWFMYDKGAVDQEFAKGSVRWRSFLEMALVNKRFLAYTQPVMDCDGKLHHREVFTRARDPEGNLVRATLFLPMAVKCGLMPQIERQTLERVLFELLPSEPDKKVCFSINLSLDSLMSRAFIRWLRTTLLEYRDLTGRLIFEVSEDIAAPNQEKIASRLQMIRKMGARLCVDHVGQQVISTQYIQDTGFELIKLHRSIVRQIHLRPENQLFVRSLIGGLYRTEVQVCAEGVELFEEWQTLRILGVSAAQGSWFSEPMPASA